The DNA region TGGCGGTAAGGGAAAGCGAGGTAGTAGGGGCAAGTAGAAaccaattgaagtttttttttctttctctatttcttttaatttctatttctaattttattttattatttatttcttttatttttgtttcaatttttttgttttgttctcaAACTTTAGTttcaagaaatgttttttttttttttctaataactcGATATGAAAATGTTGACTATTGTATTCGTGACTTTggctttgatttctttgatattCTAAAGGTATAATGGCATATATACGCAAGTGTTCGACAGTAAATCTTAATGCAATCAGCTCAACTTTAAAACTCTCGTTACTAAAGGACTATGTGTGGAACAACGATTTAGATTTTGTGTTTTTACAGGAAGTTGCAAcggaaaattttcgttttttaccATCGCATAATGCATTAATCAATATTAGCAGTGATGGAAAAGGAACTGGTATTTTGATAAAGAACtctattgaattttcaaacgttTGCATGAATCCTAATGGAAGAATTATCTCAGTTGTAATTGATGACATAAATTTCATTAATATTTATGCACATTCtggttcaaaatataaaaaagaaagaGATTTGCTTTTTTCCGAAGATCTGCTTATTCATTTGTCAGAGCATAAGGAAAACGTTATTTTAGGTGATTTTAACTGCATAATTGATAACAATGATTTGAACGGATTGAACAAAAATATAAGTAACGGATTGAAAACTTTAGTAACATCATTAGGACTTATTGATAttgaattaaagaaaaataacacAAGAACTTTCACTTTTATGAGATGCAACTCAAAATCCAGGCTGGATAGAGTGTACAGCtcaattgattttttagaaaaagttagATCTTTAGAAACGGTACCCGTACCGTTTTCGGATCATCATagtattattataaaatttgaaataaatcgacAGTTTATGCATTTTCACGGAAGAGGTTATTGGAAGATGAATTCATCACTTTTATATGATCAtgacattttaaataaatttaaaaacttgtaTAGTAATCTAAAACAAAGAAATTCGTTCCAAAACTTGAGTTATTGGTGGAACAATGATGTGAAAACCAGCATCAAAAAATTTTTCAAGACAGAAAACTTTATAATCAACCAGCAGTCGCAccgtgaaaaaagtttttattacaaCTGCCTAAAAgagattattgaaaaacaaagaGATAATATTGATTGCTCTCAGGAATTAGCTTTAGTCAAATCAAAGTTAATTGAACTAGAACAACAAAggttgaataaaatcaaatataaaATCAAACCAGAATCACTTCAAAATGACGAGAAACTATCACTTTATCAAATAACATCTTTTATCAATCGCAATACATCCTCCAAGCAATTAAAACTTCGAATTGACGGCAGAGAAACATCAGATTATAACTTACTTAGaaatgaaatattcaataatttttctcaGAAGTTCAAAAAACAGCCTGTAAAGAACGATAACACcgatgaaattttaaacactttaacTGCGCATTTAGATGatcttgaaaaacaaaatttagctAAACCTATAGAAATGTCTGAATTAGAAACTGCTTTAAGATTTTCATCCAAACGTTCCTCTCCAGGACCAGACGGAATCAGTTATGAATTTTATACTCAATGTTTTGATATTATTAAAAATGACTTACTGAAATTATTTAATACTTATTACATTAACGAAGAGTACCCTCCAGGATTATTTACGTTGGGAATTATAACCTTAATTCCtaagaaaggtgataagttagaCTTGCAAAATAAAAGACCAATAAGTATGCTTAACACAGATTATAAATTATTCACAAAAATTCTATGGAATCGTATACAACCCATTCTAGAAAAGTTAATTGGACCAGGCCAAGCAGCATGTGTTAAAGATAGCTCTTGtattcataatttaaaattattaagaaatgttttgataaaagCAAATAAATCGAAAAAGTTTAAAGGAGCAATTTTAAGTCTTGATTTGGAAAAAGCCTTTGATCGTGTTGATCATGAGTTTAtgtgggaaattttgaagaagtTTAATTTTCCTGACAATTTTGTTAGTTGTTTACGCAAACTGTATAAAAACGCGACATCATCCGTATTATTTAATGGTTTTCTGACTTCACCCTTTGCTATTCTTAGTTCTGTAAGGCAAGGTTGTCCCCTCAGcatggttttatttattttatatttagaaCCATTAATTCGATTAATTGATAGAAATTTAAAAGGTGTTTTGATTGATAATAATTTTGTTAAAGTAGTAGCTTTTGCGGAtgatataaacatttttataagaGATGATAGTGAATTTGATATGACTTTACAGTTAATACACTACTACAGTGTgtattctaaaattaaattaaattctaagAAATCACAGTTTATAAGATTTAACAGCTGTCGATTGGGTCCTCAACAAGTTAAAGAGGTGgaagaaatgaaaattttaggaataacttttaaaaaggACTATGTTGAAACCatcgaaaaaaattataaagattTGATTCAAAGTATCATCGTGAGTTTAATTCTACAACAATCTCGacgattaaatttatttcaaaaagtaacaattttaaacacttttattCTTTCGAAATTGTGGTATGTTGCACAGATTTTTCCACCggaaaataaacatatttgcaCATTACGATCTATTTGTGGAAAATTTATTTGGAAAGGACTGTTTTATAAGGTAGAAAGGAAGGAACTCTACCTTCCAGTATTGGAGGGAGGTCTATCGCTTATAGACGTTGAAGCAAAATGTAAAGctctttttgtaaaaaatattttattttcgcgTAGTAATGATGTTGTTAATATCGATAAATTTATGCTGGAGCAAATTCATACTAAAACTATTACAAGGAATACTAGGGAATGGTTGAAGGATGCAGATTTATTTTCGAATGAAACTCATTTGAATACCTGCAAAAAAATTTATGATACAATTTTGTCAAGAATGAAAATAACAGTTAAAAAGCGAATTGAGTTACCGAATAAGAACTGGcaaaacctttttgaaaatacgaaCAAAAATTTTCTTACATCTGATAGCAAATCTGTTTTATTCATGATTCTCCGGGACATTATTCCATGCAATGCGAAAATGTTTCGACACGGTGTAAGGGGAGTTGATTCTCCAAACTGTGACTGCTGCGGTGTGCCAGACAGTGTGGAACACAGAATTAAGAATTGCTGTTCCTCGAACAAAGTTTGGTCCTGGCTtaacgaaattttgaaaacaagatTCAAATTAGCTTTATGTGACGCTGATGAGCTTTTATCTTGTAATATAAGCGAAACGAATAGTAAAGAAAAAGCAGCATTGTGGTTGACTGTCGAATCGATGTGTTATTGTTTGCAAAATAGTAAAAACGGAAGTATTGAAGAATTGAAAAGTCACATTCGCGAATCGCGGTGGAATAAAagagaattgtttaaaaaacatttcaaacatttcttgaATCTATGGTGAAGAGCTTTTGTTGGAAGCTTAGGATTTGTTAGGAGGTtttgtttttctctttttttctgtACAGTTAATTAAAGTAAAGTGCCACGTGGTTAGGAGTTGGAAGTAACATGTATTAGTTTGATTGAACATAAATAAAAcgcttaatacaaaaaaaaaaaaaaaaaaaaaaaaactgtcagcgcaaatggcaacactcgacagagtgttggaagaaaaaagaactaagccgatattagaaaaatgggcgtggccaatgcattcgcctcgattagaatacccttgggaatttttttttgttaaatgcttggtaaagaaatagaataacttttagtgaaagtgaaaataaacagaaatgttcacaaaaacttgctctactcgtaggtgtacttggttttagtaaaattcaagggagactctagattatccagcatcattcaaacacgaccgcttattaggattaaaatgggtagatttcccctacatcTGCTTctcaaaaacgaaacgaaacggtGGGCGTTTCTATTTAACGGGTGGGATTGGCACCATTGGCACGCAGTTTGAGGCAGGGTCGGCAAATGCTATTATGTGATGAAGTTTAAAACTGATGAAGGTTAAATGCTTTTAGATGCTCAAAAAGATACACCATCAGAGAACTCACTTTGTGTAAGATtggtttatttactttttttctgttaCAGGTATtcaattacactcaaaccccgatggtttgacaccaactgttgtcaaacgaacgcggtcactttttagtttgacaccccttttattaatacacggagttcacacacactaccaaacgtttgttttgacagtgtgcgtgagcggcgagtaaaaagtgacagttcgtcactttttagtttgactttgaccaaccaacggggtacaaactaaaaatgtgtcaaacgaaaaagtgaccgggggttgagtgtactcaacagtattttgattttttatgttttaaagcaAGAACTATTGATGAGTTAATTTCAATAGCAATAGATCTAGTATTATTCTGATTAACTATTAAtatataaatttattatttcagaaaaaaaaagaattacaaTTCAATTTGAGTATGAATTTGGCAAAAACAGCTGAAACTATTTTATAATCAAATGAACCAGACTCATCAATCTGGGACCACTGCCCCACGTCTGTCAGCATTCCAACGCACCACCCACTTGGGTGGGCATAATGCTGCTTCTACTCGCTTGCTTCGTTTGTATTGGTACCGTTGTGAatgaaaaaccaaaacaaatatttccctCCCATACCACCCCCTCAGTACACTGCTCACTGTAGGAACCTTTTGAAGGCATTTCTGCTAGAGTAACTTTCGTATGCAGCGTGAAACGTGACCTATTCAATGGCTTTTTGTGTGTCTGTATTGTAACAGTTTGAGCACAGGTGGTCCAATACAACACACATTTTATGGTCTCTTATCGTGGGCTTCCTCGGCTGTATGCCAGTATTGTTAGTACGCCCATTGAAGTCGGTCTGTTTTGGGTAGTGTTTGGGCTGTGCGTGATTAGTGGATGGCCTAGTTTTTTCTTGGAATTGAAAGTTTAGCTTTTGCTGGTTGGGTTTGTCTAAAcacacccgaaaaaaaaaacgcgggtTATCGATCACAATGAGTAAACGCCCCTTCACAGCTCAGCTGCCTCGAACACCTGAGTACGGTGACGAGATTCTTATCAGAGgcaaattaaaaagtgacgcGAGGAAGTAAGTGCACTTTGCCCCCCACCCCTCCACTCTGAGAATGAATTgtaaacttttcttttttttctaaagtttcTCGGTGAACTTCTGCCTGCCCCGACCGGCACAGGTTCCCGAGGGCCAGTCGCCACCCCACATCGCGTACCACTTCCGGACGATCTTCCACGACGACGGCAGCAGCGCCGTAATTCACAACTGGAAAAACAGCGTCTGGCAGGCGGAAACCGTCGAGGAGAACTACTGGATGGTGGACCGAAACGAAAAGTTCACCCTGATCTTCCGCTTCCAcgaagaagtgttcaaagtgttCGCCGAGGACACGCAGCACACGCCGGACTACGAGTTTGGCCACCAGTTGCCGGTGGAGGCCATCACGCTGATCGAACTGTGGGACGATATCGAGTACGTGGAGGAGATCGCGTTCAAATACCGGAATGCAGGTAAACGCTAGACGGAGATTgcgtttatttttggaaaatttagaatgtttatttttagatCGCTGAGTGATGGCGCTATTTGCTGGTAAAACAATCATCGCAAAAATTCCTCGCAACCACACTGTAACAATAAATTTAGGAAAGGATAAATCCGTGTTCACCTCTCAATCACGATGCCTTAAACGAAGTCTGGAAGCAGAGCAGCAGCTATAAACGTCACGTTTTCTAGTCATTTTACATGAGCCTGAGCCAGCTTAAGTACCGCGCAGGGGTGGGTACTTAACGTTATGCAGCAAAGTTGTGAATCACGACCGCCTTAAGCCAGCCAGCCTTATTGCACAAACCAATGCGCTTTTACAAAATCGCAATCTTATCAGTCTTATCGATATTAAGTAAATGTGTGTGTGTCCAAGGAATCCAAGGTGACTTCAACTAACTATACAGAGTATAGGTGCATAGTAGGCTAAGAGTAAACCAAACAATATTGATACCGAGAATCGCGACTCTATTTGTTGTGAAAGAAAGTACTCCAGAAACTGGGATATTTGTTGCGTGAGTTTGGCGTAAGTACTCAATACTCGGAAAATACCGAAAGGAATGCGGAAACGGCAATGAGTTTGATAGTTCGAAGAAATAAACTGTGAGTGAATATGAAACACCGTGCGACCGCGCCAAAAGCGTGCGTTCAAAGTCAAACAAATTGGTTGCTTCTACACAAGGGGCTTGGTTTAAGCAAGTGTTTCTGGTAAAATATTATTGGAGAATGTGCGTGTTTGGTGAAGATGAAGAGTGTATTTCGAATTGGTAGTTCTTGGTATTGAAACGCTGCGTCATTGTCAGTGAGGCTGGTCAGTATTCTTATTTATTTCATATgggttttgaaaatgttcgtttttattttaattgtttttccaATCGAAGCCAGCTAGAACAGCCTGAACGTGTTacataacaaactttttttgagcCAAGTTAGTTGCATTCGGTTTGGGTTGGGATTTTATAATTCCTTGCTAAAAATGTAAAGTTTAGACGACCCCATAAAATTGTAtgcctaaaaaaatcattttggctCGGATCCGCAAGTTTTTTGATAGAATGACAACTTCCAACTACTCCGAAAGAAAGTATGGCAAATCTAAAAAAACAGGGCCCAACAGGGTGCCTAAAAGGGCACGGCAGATAGCTGAAAACTGACAGAAGTCAATCGATGTAAAAAAAAGACAATCTTTAAATATTATACAGTTACTAAACTATTTTCCCTTGTAACGTAGTTTTGGTTTTCCACTGGATGTGGAATCCAgtctccgccattacagcatactGTCAACTGCCCTGATGCTCGCTCCTCAATCCAATCTGGCTCTGATTCTAACTACTTACAAAAAGATAAATCATAGACGAGAAAAgctcaatgcggatggagagcaaatctaGCTCAGTATCTCCTCACAAAGACTGGTGGTAAGTATGAAAAACAAGGAAAATAacaaagaaaagaagaaaacgaaaagatagtatgtcaatgcggatggatcgaaCGATCCCCTCAAAAGGACATTAAAGAGACAGATGATAGGGAgatcaaaagaagaaaaaggacATGAGTTATATGAAatagtcaatgcggatggagagcataTTGAACTCTCCCTTCACAAAGACATCAATATatagaaatatttaaatcactacttcaataatatgaaatctaaataaaattttcaagagATCATATTTGCaaaggaaacccatgactcataggttgtttttaaaatttattctaaaaattataGTTAAAGTACATAATAAAAGAAGAATCAAAGTCACGGTAACTAGCTGAGCAACTTGTTGAAAGatttttgctgagatattgcatgAAAATATCTTTGAACATAACATCATGGCCAGGCCtgcaaaaagtttccaacccagcgtacacatgaagcaaaccgaaatgtcagttcactgctagcatgtgactgtaagcctactgtatCTGTTCAACCattgccgcctgactcgtgtcggtcggctgctggagaatgagagacgtgaataaatgagctacactcacccAATAATTCGTGtcatatgactgactcgtaaaatcctctttaaacactatttttactatttttaaacaattgaatggtgcAAAAcgcttaaaacaaccataacttattttaaaaattacatttccacgcataactACAAACTTTTAGTGTAAAAACTGGTTTCtctatgtgtgtgcgtgcaacgtcgaatgagcgttggtcaaCTACTGCCttgcattgcagctgctcaatgagctagggcactcacgactgcgccgggtttgtttatgtcacggttttgcggttcagttaatggatctaaaaaaatcgtgtcagcgtcgccgattttcgcgtcctgactcctgacattttcagcactgATCATGGCAACGAAATAAGTCGTTGCCAGGATGCCCGATAAAACTGGAAATACAGATAGAAAATATtcctgatgtttttttttataaattttattttggatttatcATCGGAAAGTTTACAACCATCTACTTATTAAAATGTAACATTTAACTCGATATTATTCCGAATTGTATCCAGTCGGTCACTCAGATAAGTcccgcaaaataaaaaaaaagttaaaataatattttagaattgtaaaagaataaataaattaaaataattatttttatagttttaaagatgtttaaaacttatcgttttaacgaaaaaaatcctataaaaaatatattttttgtaaaatgctgaGTTTGTTAGAGTAGTACGGGGCAAAGGTGCGCACCAGCCTTCTAAATACTTAATTTCAAcctaaaaagttcatatttgGGGTTTTGACTTGTCTTAGGgtcaattttatgtatttacaaaaataaagtgaaaaaatttaaatttgtgaaaGTTATTGAGCAAAGACACTTTTGGGCCATTTTGATCTAATACGTGAAGTTgtgttgataggatattacggtcctgttcagcaacggagaaggacaaccatgggtggtctctcatgctcatgctcatgctcatgctcatgctcatgctcatgctcattttgaTCTAATACGTGAAGTTTACACAACTTCAGGTTcacgaaatttttgaaaacaaattaactAGTGTTTAGCCTAGCCAATTCTTATTCTTCACCAACATTTTTCCTAAAAAGAAATTTGCGGGGCAAAGGTGCGcactaaaatttccatacatttttgaatgaaaaaaatcaaacataatggataacttttatttctgataaggccgttgcaaatttttttcaaagtttatgtctgtgtttgaaattttaagctTAACTTTCAAAACTTTGGAGCATAGAATATCATGAAATGCTTTATAAATTGTAATAGTTATGCAatcaaaaaatcgcaaaatatcagtgaaaattttaaaacttcaaacgtgtcccctttttttgaaaatgcaaaaataacgtAATATAATGTATTCTTATAAGTTTACAATCGGTTATGATTATTTTTCCCTTtcaatattttcgatttttgagaGAAGAAAAAACTTTGAATTGGGTCCTAGAATCATGcttaaattggttaaaaaaattcacaacgataaagtttatttttctgagtacgatgaccctttgaacgaccgcaaagagtttaaaatgcattcaatttataaaaaataacttcacggcccttcttgacagatagcatccttcttgacagctcgttccaaagggGCCATAGTtgaatgttgtcttgtcatttttttttgcataaaaataaaaaaaagtgatcagagatggtttttttttcgttaaacagttaacatagggctttaggactcATTGGCTgaaattgctttgattttcaaTGGGAGAAAACTTTGAATTTATAATAActgatattgcaaaaaaaaactaagccgTAGCTATTactcttaaggggttacatacaagtagaaaatcacaaaatttcatattacagaaaatttattaaatccgctttaaagataattttcaatcactcctgaaagtttcatgaagatatttcatgatttaactgagttagagacggtttaagctcagaattttgccatgcgcaaagcaaactttctgagcgtttttttctctgaataccaagttgatttacgggatGGGACGgatcaaattggctgaaatttaggGTGGAGACTCCCAAGACACATCCCGTGTGCTTGACGATGgcagaatttgaaattttgaattttcaaaaaatacaaaaatcaaaaacgatattttaaatgaaaaacataaaaatatttttatctattttataaataaactttttgaaaatcggccttcgtcatgcacacgggaccggtttaacgagtcttcaccaaaattttgagccgatttggtcgaagcaatgttgggatgtcgtggcacccgtttttttaaactgctaacttcaaatcgCTACATCTccgcaatgatacaaccaaatctggagcaacatttgaaaagggcgcataagcattttgacagccagaactgttttgaaaattctcagcCAACAGATCACTATTTAACAAACCCCGCAGTGTTGAAAGGTAGCTGGGAAGGCCAGCTTTTGTTTAACATttcaagttttgtgaaaaaaatacctgttggctcggaatttacaaaataattccagttgtcaaaatgcttatccgcccttttctcgtgttgctccagaaatgtcttcaaatttgttttgtataatatatattttaatgccctgaaaacagattttgaagtgtgtgctcaaaccaacatctgacatttttgccgatttacatgtaaaccgaaaaaaaagatcttatgcattttaaaacatatttcaattcacagaaatttgttttgttaggtAGAAAATATTAAAGGACTTGTCTAAGAATTCGCCTACTAAAGCTCCCTACTAAACTTTCTTCCTGGAACCTTCGTTTCCCACGCAGTGTCCCCCGCGCTTAACAGCCACCAAGCATAATTAGATGGCAATtaggaaaaaataaatcagatGTAAATTGCTCAACATGCAACAGCCAACTTACACTGCCATACCTTGTGACGTTCTCTGGGTGAACCCCCCCTTTTTTGTTCAGTTTCGCGCTCACCTTTGCCTGAACCTAC from Culex quinquefasciatus strain JHB chromosome 3, VPISU_Cqui_1.0_pri_paternal, whole genome shotgun sequence includes:
- the LOC6046252 gene encoding galectin-6 codes for the protein MSKRPFTAQLPRTPEYGDEILIRGKLKSDARNFSVNFCLPRPAQVPEGQSPPHIAYHFRTIFHDDGSSAVIHNWKNSVWQAETVEENYWMVDRNEKFTLIFRFHEEVFKVFAEDTQHTPDYEFGHQLPVEAITLIELWDDIEYVEEIAFKYRNADR